One genomic window of Malaciobacter molluscorum LMG 25693 includes the following:
- a CDS encoding endonuclease MutS2, which produces MQDIIKKLDLTEYLETFQELFSRKKSIVIEGDIHLHYKLIEELSKFDFNAPKEVANLDNCLIHIQKQGILKLYDIYEFTKIIRYFLYLKRFNFEGKLKEWIDKIVVPNDILELDNYFDSKGNLKQGIDEDFDNIQDAIYKNKELIRQNLYKLINSSKLKPYLVDTQVHLINDQEAILARGGFNHVVKATVIHRSNSGFFYIVPHTISELKQKRSDLINKQEEVILKLCKQISSMFEKNLLFLKFINKEFDRFDHYQARLFFAKSQDKNFLLPSKKNNCKLIDFKHPALSGAKPITVDFSKSVIMITGVNAGGKTMMLKSILSSVFMSKYLIPYHADKSSQIGSFKNILAVLDDPQSVKNDISTFAGRMVEFSSLFTQRNAIVGVDEIELGTDSDEAASLFKVIIEELIKKDIKIIITTHHKRLAALLASNDDVELIAALYDEENRIPTYEFLQGTIGKSYAFETASRYGIPHNIVKLAKKVYGEDKDKLNELIERSSELEREYKQKIQKLDEELEKTNRLQKGLKEQRENLDQLIYSEKSKLQREYKDARDEAKKAIKAKIYQEGHRHLNTAHSKASSIKTQSVKEYEELKVGDRVKYRTSKGVLVSIKGKQAFIENDSGMKMKVPLSELSRSGNIPKIKPKTTVTISKPETGSVTLDLHGQRVEEALENLDKFLSDALIAGFDEILVYHGIGTGKLAAAVKKYLDKHPKIKSYEDAHPSSGGFGAKVIKL; this is translated from the coding sequence ATGCAAGATATAATAAAAAAACTAGACCTAACAGAATATTTAGAAACATTTCAAGAACTTTTTTCAAGAAAAAAAAGTATTGTTATTGAAGGCGATATTCATTTACATTATAAATTAATAGAAGAACTATCAAAGTTTGATTTCAATGCACCAAAAGAGGTTGCAAATTTAGATAACTGCTTAATACATATTCAAAAGCAGGGAATTTTAAAACTTTATGATATCTATGAGTTTACTAAAATTATCAGATATTTTTTATATTTAAAAAGATTTAATTTTGAAGGAAAATTAAAAGAGTGGATTGATAAAATAGTTGTGCCTAATGATATTTTGGAACTTGATAACTATTTTGATTCTAAAGGAAATTTAAAACAAGGGATTGATGAGGATTTTGATAATATTCAGGATGCAATTTATAAAAATAAAGAATTAATTAGACAAAATCTTTATAAATTAATTAACTCATCAAAATTAAAACCATATTTAGTTGATACTCAAGTACACTTAATAAATGATCAAGAAGCTATCTTGGCAAGAGGTGGTTTTAATCATGTTGTTAAAGCAACAGTTATACATAGATCGAATTCAGGATTTTTCTATATTGTCCCTCATACTATAAGTGAGTTAAAACAAAAAAGAAGTGATCTTATAAATAAGCAAGAAGAAGTTATTTTAAAACTTTGTAAACAAATATCATCTATGTTTGAAAAAAACTTACTATTTTTAAAATTTATAAATAAAGAATTTGATAGATTTGATCATTATCAAGCAAGACTATTTTTTGCAAAATCACAAGATAAAAACTTTTTATTGCCAAGTAAAAAAAACAATTGTAAGTTAATAGATTTTAAGCATCCTGCCTTATCAGGGGCAAAACCTATTACTGTTGATTTCTCAAAATCAGTTATCATGATTACTGGTGTAAATGCTGGTGGTAAAACAATGATGTTAAAATCAATTTTATCTTCAGTTTTTATGTCTAAATATTTGATTCCTTATCATGCAGATAAGTCATCTCAAATTGGCAGTTTTAAAAATATTTTGGCTGTTTTGGATGATCCTCAAAGTGTAAAAAATGATATTTCTACATTTGCGGGAAGAATGGTAGAGTTTTCTTCTTTATTTACACAAAGAAATGCAATTGTTGGAGTTGATGAGATTGAGTTGGGGACTGATTCTGATGAAGCCGCAAGTTTATTTAAAGTAATAATCGAAGAGTTAATAAAAAAAGATATTAAAATAATCATAACAACTCACCATAAAAGACTAGCTGCATTATTAGCATCAAATGATGATGTTGAGTTAATAGCAGCACTTTATGATGAAGAAAATCGAATACCAACTTATGAATTCTTACAAGGAACTATTGGAAAATCATATGCTTTTGAAACGGCAAGTAGATATGGAATTCCCCATAATATTGTGAAATTAGCAAAAAAAGTATATGGTGAAGATAAAGATAAGTTAAATGAACTTATTGAAAGAAGTAGTGAACTTGAAAGAGAGTACAAACAAAAAATCCAAAAACTTGATGAAGAGTTAGAAAAAACAAATAGATTACAAAAAGGTTTAAAAGAGCAAAGAGAAAACTTAGATCAGTTAATATATTCGGAAAAGTCTAAACTTCAAAGAGAGTATAAAGATGCTAGGGATGAAGCAAAAAAAGCAATTAAAGCGAAGATTTATCAAGAAGGTCATAGACATTTAAATACAGCACACTCTAAAGCTTCAAGTATTAAAACTCAAAGTGTAAAAGAGTATGAAGAGTTAAAAGTAGGTGATAGAGTAAAATATAGAACTTCTAAAGGAGTATTAGTCTCTATAAAAGGTAAACAAGCATTTATAGAAAATGATTCAGGAATGAAAATGAAAGTTCCTTTGTCAGAGTTATCAAGAAGTGGGAATATCCCAAAAATAAAACCCAAAACAACTGTAACTATATCTAAGCCAGAGACAGGAAGTGTTACTCTTGATTTACATGGACAAAGAGTCGAAGAAGCTTTAGAAAATTTAGATAAGTTTTTATCTGATGCTTTAATTGCAGGGTTTGATGAAATTTTAGTTTATCATGGAATAGGAACAGGAAAATTAGCAGCAGCAGTTAAAAAATATCTTGATAAACATCCAAAAATAAAATCATATGAAGATGCACATCCAAGTAGTGGTGGTTTTGGAGCAAAAGTAATTAAATTATAG